A window of the Cicer arietinum cultivar CDC Frontier isolate Library 1 chromosome 6, Cicar.CDCFrontier_v2.0, whole genome shotgun sequence genome harbors these coding sequences:
- the LOC101506012 gene encoding actin-related protein 3 encodes MDPAASRPAVVIDNGSGYTKMGFAGNVEPCFIVPTVVAINESFLNQSRSSSKGNWVAQHNAGVMADLDFFIGDDALSKSRSSSTYNLTYPIRHGQVDNWDAMERFWQQCIFNYLRCDPEDHYFLLTESPLTAPESREYTGEIMFETFNVPGLYIAVNSVLALAAGYTTSKCEMTGVVVDIGDGATHVVPVADGYVIGSSIKSVPIAGKDVTLFVQQLMRERGENVPPEDSFEVARKVKEMHCYTCSDIVKEYNKHDKEPAKYIKQWRGVKPKTGAPYSCDIGYERFLGPEVFFNPEIYSSDFSTPLPVVIDKCIQSAPIDTRRSLYKNIVLSGGSTMFKDFHRRLQRDLKKIVDARVLAAEARLNGEIKSHPVEVNVVSHPIQKFAVWFGGSVLASTPEFFTACHTKAEYEEYGASICRTNPVFKGMY; translated from the exons ATGGACCCTGCTGCTTCTCGTCCTGCTGTAGTAATCGACAATGGCTCCGG GTATACGAAGATGGGGTTTGCTGGTAATGTTGAACCCTGTTTTATTGTTCCAACAGTGGTTGCAATTAACGAGTCGTTTCTGAATCAATCGAGGAGTTCTTCTAAGGGAAATTGGGTTGCACAACATAATGCAGGAGTTATGGCTGATCTTGATTTCTTTATTGGAGATGATGCACTTTCAAAGTCTCGATCTAGCAGCACTTATAATCTCACTTACCCGATTCGGCATGGTCAGGTTGATAACTGGGATGCCATGGAGCGATTTTGGCAGCAGTgtatattcaattatttgagGTGTGATCCCGAGGATCATTATTTTCTCTTGACTGAGAGTCCGTTGACAGCCCCCGAGAGTCGTGAGTATACTGGCGAAATCATGTTTGAGACTTTTAATGTGCCTGGACTTTACATTGCTGTGAATTCTGTGCTTGCTCTGGCTGCTGGTTACACAACGTCTAAG TGTGAGATGACAGGAGTTGTAGTTGATATTGGAGACGGGGCTACACATGTTGTACCAGTTGCGGATGGTTATGTTATTGGAAGTAGCATCAAATCGGTTCCTATTGCTGGAAAGGATGTTACTCTTTTTGTCCAGCAGCTAATGCGG GAAAGAGGGGAGAATGTACCCCCAGAAGACTCTTTTGAAGTGGCTCGGAAAGTGAAAGAAATGCATTGCTACACCTGCTCTGACATAGTGAAG GAATATAATAAGCATGACAAAGAACCAGCCAAGTATATCAAGCAATGGCGAGGTGTTAAACCAAAGACTGGGGCTCCATATTCTTGTGATATTGGCTATGAACGCTTTCTTGGCCCCGAG GTTTTCTTTAATCCTGAAATATATAGCAGCGACTTTTCCACTCCTTTGCCAGTTGTAATAGACAAGTGCATTCAGTCTGCACCAATTGACACAAGGAGATCACTATATAAG AATATAGTGCTGTCAGGAGGATCAACAATGTTCAAGGATTTTCACAGGAGATTGCAACGTGATCTAAAGAAAATCGTGGATGCTCGTGTCCTTGCAGCTGAAGCGCGCCTAAATGGGGAGATAAAA TCACATCCAGTGGAAGTCAATGTAGTCAGCCATCCTATCCAAAAATTTGCCGTTTGGTTTGGAGGATCAGTGCTTGCATCAACACCTGAATTTTTTACG GCTTGTCATACAAAGGCAGAATATGAAGAATATGGAGCAAGCATTTGCCGCACAAATCCTGTTTTCAAGGGGATGTATTAA
- the LOC101505689 gene encoding uncharacterized protein — protein sequence MVKVVTYFGMTLAAFAFWQSMDKVHVWMALHQDEKLERLEKEAEIKRVREELLQQQANRKDSSY from the exons ATGGTGAAAGTGGTGACGTACTTTGGTATGACTTTGGCAGCTTTCGCTTTCTGGCAATCCATGGACAAGGTCCATGTCTGGATGGCTCTCCATCAGGACGAAAAG CTAGAGAGGTTGGAGAAAGAAGCGGAGATCAAAAGGGTTAGGGAGGAATTACTGCAGCAGCAAGCCAATCGGAAGGATTCTTCCTATTGA